The Mesotoga infera genome contains a region encoding:
- a CDS encoding GntR family transcriptional regulator, with translation MWFDIDIRSPLPIYDQIKRGVREEILKEKLKEGDPLPSIREMASQIRVNPNTVARAYRELEMEGLIMARQGLGYIVVSDRDQVRDYVFESLSTELREPILRLKKSGISLERLLEVIEKIWKEMN, from the coding sequence GTGTGGTTTGACATCGATATAAGATCCCCATTGCCGATCTACGATCAAATCAAGAGGGGGGTGAGGGAAGAGATCCTCAAGGAGAAACTTAAGGAGGGAGATCCTCTGCCCTCAATTCGTGAAATGGCCTCTCAAATCAGGGTTAATCCTAACACTGTTGCCAGAGCCTACAGAGAACTCGAGATGGAAGGCTTGATTATGGCAAGACAGGGATTAGGGTATATAGTAGTCAGTGACAGAGATCAGGTAAGAGACTACGTCTTTGAAAGCCTATCTACTGAGCTTAGGGAGCCCATCCTTCGTTTGAAGAAATCGGGAATTTCTCTGGAAAGGCTCCTGGAGGTGATTGAGAAGATATGGAAAGAAATGAATTAA